In one window of Candidatus Avedoeria danica DNA:
- a CDS encoding SDR family NAD(P)-dependent oxidoreductase, with the protein MTQPFPAAARPAPGVLIVGATSAIAAVVARHYAALGARLVVTGRDGAKLDGVARELRAAGAAAVTAIVVDVLSAEERDDVIAAAAGALGRIDVALIAHGILPDQAECDRNVAATLRAFEANASSILALLVPLAAHMVAAHGGTIGVITSVAGQRGRRENYLYGAAKAAVSTYLQGLRSRLHPLGVAVVDIRPGPVRTPMTAHKRGRPWFVGAERAGTLTFHALRRRTDVAYVPWWWGPVTVIVRLVPEWAFKRTNVRA; encoded by the coding sequence GTGACGCAACCGTTTCCGGCAGCGGCGCGGCCGGCGCCCGGCGTGCTCATCGTCGGCGCGACGTCGGCGATCGCGGCCGTCGTCGCCCGGCACTACGCCGCGCTGGGTGCGCGCCTCGTCGTCACGGGGCGCGACGGCGCCAAGCTCGACGGGGTGGCACGCGAGCTGCGGGCAGCGGGCGCAGCCGCCGTGACCGCGATCGTCGTCGACGTCCTGTCGGCCGAGGAACGCGACGACGTCATCGCCGCGGCGGCCGGTGCGCTCGGCCGGATCGACGTGGCGTTGATCGCGCACGGCATCCTGCCGGACCAGGCGGAGTGCGATCGGAACGTCGCCGCCACGCTGCGGGCGTTCGAGGCGAACGCATCCAGTATCCTGGCGCTGCTCGTGCCGCTGGCGGCGCACATGGTGGCGGCGCACGGCGGGACGATCGGCGTGATCACGAGCGTTGCCGGCCAGCGGGGCCGGCGCGAGAACTACCTGTACGGCGCGGCCAAGGCGGCCGTGAGCACCTACCTGCAGGGGTTGCGGAGCCGCCTTCACCCGTTGGGCGTCGCCGTCGTCGACATCCGCCCGGGACCGGTGCGGACCCCGATGACGGCGCACAAGCGTGGCAGGCCGTGGTTCGTCGGCGCCGAGCGGGCAGGCACGCTGACGTTCCACGCGCTGCGCCGGCGGACGGACGTGGCGTACGTGCCGTGGTGGTGGGGACCGGTCACCGTCATCGTGCGACTGGTGCCCGAGTGGGCATTCAAGCGGACGAACGTGCGCGCCTGA
- a CDS encoding NUDIX hydrolase, with product MPISATDRATLDALLTAHRPSDGAEADSLVRIRAFVDSATEPFDRRTLPGHLTGSAFVVDGDGRLLLVHHRRLGLWLQLGGHAEGEADAAAVALREAIEESGLDHLVFHPAVCDAAGRPLLLDVDVHPIPPAGAEPAHLHFDLRFLLTTTRPADVAHVEAESHALAWVELDEARRRCDAGIGRAADKIERVIRDGAAGAATSAQATATGLE from the coding sequence ATGCCCATTTCAGCCACTGATCGCGCCACCCTGGACGCGCTGCTGACCGCCCACCGCCCCTCTGACGGCGCCGAGGCCGACAGCTTGGTGCGGATCCGCGCCTTCGTCGATTCCGCCACGGAGCCGTTCGACCGCCGCACGCTCCCGGGTCACCTCACGGGATCCGCGTTCGTCGTCGACGGCGACGGGCGGCTGCTCCTGGTGCATCACCGACGGCTCGGCCTCTGGTTGCAGCTCGGCGGGCACGCGGAGGGCGAAGCGGACGCGGCGGCCGTGGCGCTGCGCGAGGCCATCGAGGAGTCAGGACTGGACCATCTGGTGTTCCACCCCGCCGTTTGCGACGCGGCAGGCCGACCGCTCCTGCTGGATGTCGACGTGCACCCCATCCCGCCCGCGGGCGCGGAACCGGCCCACCTCCACTTCGACCTGCGGTTCCTGCTCACGACCACGCGGCCGGCCGACGTGGCGCACGTCGAGGCCGAGAGCCACGCGCTGGCCTGGGTCGAGCTCGACGAGGCGCGGCGGCGGTGCGACGCCGGGATCGGGCGAGCGGCAGACAAGATCGAGCGGGTCATCCGGGACGGGGCCGCCGGCGCGGCGACGAGCGCGCAGGCCACGGCGACGGGCCTCGAGTGA
- a CDS encoding M20/M25/M40 family metallo-hydrolase, translating to MLVGSGTVVGVAVRTGVEVGGGVVALAVAVGVPDGVGGAVDVAVRLAVGAVVDVRLAVAVAPSVGSGVSAVGGSLVAVAGSAVAGAVAVRVAVRVREAVGDGLAADVVDAVGVLLGVTSGFGPTVGERVAVGEADGVSVCVGAVIVGVPVGATVAVTAIVAVTDGVVVANGVAVTDGVAVTDAVAVTDIVGVTEAVGVSVTDGPSESVGVTAGVPLDSGATARVVTGRMAATASAAPAAPRSTAAQRAPPIRELHSAASGRCDRITLTLLVGPRSAMSWVSISIGSEDAHRESTIRRALYSSASASGGERRPALRDRQKDTRDRRIVQSPETSTTVASGATSPALSPALSPALLDALRSHLEARLPDYMALLKEMVDINSFTRNPSGVNRLGELTARRFVDLGFDAETVASRNPAYGSHVVLTRPGTSGRKIGLVTHLDTVFPADEEVANGFRFRVEGDRIYGPGTVDIKGGTVLIYMVMDALRACAPNVFEAVTFDVLLDAAEEAMSPDFGTLMRDRLAGPANDSVACLVFEGCRVGDEGWQLVTRRKGMAVASITVEGRGAHAGGAHGQGANAIVQLARLIDRAAALTDPARGLTVNVGTVTGGTVTNRVPHHARARLEMRAEDPAVLAEAVEHVLGLGAHVDVATADGTFTCRADVQIEYDMPAWPTNQGTERLYRIWAATAGAVGVTAAPEARGGLSDGNWTWAFVPTLDGLGPHGDNLHCSELDPAAGKTPEYATASSFVPKAVWNALALCRLAAEERLA from the coding sequence GTGCTGGTCGGCTCCGGCACCGTCGTCGGCGTGGCGGTCCGCACGGGCGTCGAGGTCGGCGGCGGCGTCGTCGCGCTTGCCGTTGCCGTCGGCGTGCCGGACGGCGTCGGCGGGGCGGTCGACGTTGCGGTGCGGCTGGCGGTCGGCGCGGTGGTGGATGTCCGGCTGGCCGTTGCCGTGGCCCCTTCCGTCGGCTCAGGAGTCTCGGCGGTCGGCGGATCGCTCGTCGCCGTCGCGGGCTCGGCCGTGGCCGGTGCCGTGGCGGTGCGTGTCGCCGTGCGCGTGCGCGAAGCGGTCGGCGATGGACTCGCGGCCGACGTGGTGGACGCCGTCGGCGTGCTGCTTGGCGTCACGAGCGGGTTCGGGCCGACGGTCGGCGAGCGGGTGGCCGTTGGCGAGGCGGACGGGGTGAGCGTCTGCGTCGGCGCCGTCATCGTTGGCGTACCCGTTGGGGCGACGGTCGCGGTGACGGCGATCGTCGCGGTGACCGATGGTGTCGTGGTGGCCAACGGCGTTGCGGTGACGGACGGTGTCGCCGTGACCGATGCGGTTGCGGTGACGGACATTGTCGGGGTGACCGAGGCCGTCGGCGTCAGCGTCACGGATGGGCCGAGCGAGAGCGTCGGCGTCACGGCCGGCGTGCCGCTGGACAGCGGTGCGACGGCGAGGGTCGTAACCGGGCGGATGGCGGCCACCGCCAGCGCCGCACCGGCCGCGCCGAGGAGTACGGCCGCGCAGAGGGCGCCGCCGATCCGCGAACTCCACAGCGCCGCGTCGGGTCGATGCGACCGAATCACCCTCACGCTCCTCGTCGGGCCACGTTCGGCCATGTCCTGGGTTTCGATCTCCATCGGGAGTGAAGACGCCCACCGCGAGTCGACGATACGTCGCGCGCTATACTCCAGCGCTTCCGCGTCGGGCGGCGAGCGCCGGCCGGCGCTCCGGGACCGCCAGAAGGACACAAGGGACCGAAGAATCGTGCAATCGCCAGAAACGTCAACGACCGTCGCCTCCGGTGCGACCTCCCCGGCCCTCTCCCCGGCCCTCTCCCCGGCCCTGTTGGATGCGCTGCGCAGCCACCTCGAGGCGCGCCTGCCGGACTACATGGCGCTGCTGAAGGAGATGGTCGACATCAATAGCTTCACCCGCAATCCGTCGGGCGTCAACCGGCTCGGCGAGTTGACGGCGCGGCGGTTCGTCGACCTGGGATTCGACGCCGAGACCGTCGCGAGCCGCAACCCGGCTTACGGGAGCCATGTGGTGCTCACGCGACCCGGCACGAGCGGCCGGAAGATCGGGCTCGTGACGCACCTTGACACCGTGTTCCCCGCCGACGAGGAGGTCGCCAACGGCTTTCGGTTCCGCGTCGAGGGCGATCGGATCTACGGCCCGGGGACGGTGGACATCAAGGGCGGCACCGTGTTGATCTACATGGTCATGGACGCGCTTCGCGCCTGCGCGCCGAACGTGTTCGAGGCCGTGACGTTCGATGTGCTGCTCGACGCTGCCGAGGAGGCGATGTCGCCCGATTTCGGCACGTTGATGCGCGATCGACTGGCCGGACCCGCCAACGACAGCGTGGCGTGCCTGGTGTTCGAGGGCTGTCGCGTGGGCGACGAGGGCTGGCAGCTCGTGACGCGCCGCAAAGGGATGGCCGTGGCCAGCATCACGGTGGAGGGCCGCGGTGCGCACGCCGGCGGGGCGCACGGGCAGGGCGCGAACGCGATCGTCCAGCTGGCCCGCCTGATCGACCGGGCGGCGGCGCTGACGGACCCGGCGCGCGGCCTGACGGTGAACGTCGGCACCGTGACCGGCGGAACGGTGACGAACCGGGTGCCGCATCACGCGCGCGCCCGCCTCGAGATGCGCGCCGAGGACCCGGCGGTGCTGGCCGAGGCCGTCGAGCATGTGCTCGGGCTCGGCGCGCACGTCGACGTCGCGACGGCCGACGGCACCTTCACGTGCCGCGCCGACGTGCAGATCGAGTACGACATGCCGGCCTGGCCGACGAATCAAGGGACGGAGCGACTGTACCGGATCTGGGCGGCGACCGCGGGCGCAGTCGGCGTGACCGCCGCCCCGGAGGCGCGCGGCGGGCTCTCGGACGGCAACTGGACGTGGGCGTTCGTGCCGACGCTCGACGGACTCGGACCGCACGGCGACAACCTGCACTGCAGCGAGCTCGATCCGGCCGCCGGCAAGACACCGGAGTACGCGACGGCGTCGTCGTTCGTGCCGAAGGCGGTTTGGAACGCGCTGGCGCTGTGCCGGTTGGCGGCGGAGGAGAGGTTGGCCTGA
- a CDS encoding enoyl-CoA hydratase/isomerase family protein, with the protein MTTPADRYAAFVHLTFDRPLPGVLRITMARPDRLNAADHGMHRDLAYVWRAIDDDPDVRCVVLRGAGRGFSAGGDLDLVEDMANDFNVLARVWKEARDLVYNVINCGKPIVSAMHGPAVGAGLVAGLLADVSIAARTAKIIDGHTRLGVAAGDHAAIVWPLLCGMAKAKYHLLLCEPLSGEEAERIGLVSLVVDDDQLEAKSLEIAQRLADAAPTAVRWTKYALNNWLRLAGPTFDASLALEFLGFTGPEIREGLASHREKRPPHFEAGADI; encoded by the coding sequence ATGACGACCCCCGCCGACCGCTACGCTGCCTTCGTGCACCTCACGTTCGACCGCCCGCTGCCCGGCGTGCTTCGAATCACGATGGCGCGCCCCGACCGGCTGAACGCGGCCGACCACGGCATGCACCGCGACCTGGCGTACGTCTGGCGCGCGATCGACGACGATCCGGACGTGCGGTGCGTCGTGCTCCGCGGGGCGGGGCGCGGCTTCTCCGCCGGCGGCGACCTCGATCTCGTCGAGGACATGGCGAACGACTTCAATGTGCTGGCCCGTGTCTGGAAGGAAGCCCGCGACCTCGTCTACAACGTGATCAACTGCGGCAAGCCGATCGTCAGCGCGATGCACGGTCCGGCTGTCGGCGCCGGCCTCGTGGCCGGGCTGCTGGCCGACGTGAGCATCGCCGCCCGCACCGCCAAGATCATCGACGGGCACACCCGCCTCGGCGTGGCCGCGGGCGACCACGCGGCGATCGTCTGGCCGCTCCTGTGCGGGATGGCGAAGGCGAAGTATCACCTGCTGCTGTGCGAGCCGCTGTCCGGCGAAGAGGCCGAGCGGATCGGCCTCGTCAGCCTCGTCGTCGACGACGATCAGCTCGAGGCGAAGTCGCTCGAGATCGCGCAACGGCTGGCCGACGCTGCGCCGACGGCGGTTCGCTGGACGAAGTACGCGCTGAACAACTGGCTCCGGCTGGCCGGCCCGACGTTCGACGCTTCGCTCGCGCTGGAGTTCCTCGGCTTCACCGGCCCGGAGATTCGCGAGGGGCTGGCCAGCCACCGCGAGAAGCGGCCGCCGCACTTCGAGGCGGGGGCGGATATCTGA
- a CDS encoding Mrp/NBP35 family ATP-binding protein translates to MFGLGKSQSTSISEADVIAALSTVNDPELHRDLVSLGMIRDIAIDGGRVAFTVVLTTPACPLKNVIQQDCENALKRDIPAVETVHVQWDAQVPRDSRLSSRVAVPVRNAIAVGSGKGGVGKSTVAVNLAVSLAQQGATVGLLDADVYGPNVPMMMGQRKARPVSKDGKHIEPIEAYGVKMISIGFLVDEQTPLVWRGPMLHGALRQFLGDVNWGDLDYLIIDLPPGTGDVQLSLTQAMPLTGAVIVSTPQAVSQHDVVKSIAMFQLEQIDVPVLGVIENMSGFAAPDTGTVYDIFGAGGGREVADQMKVPFLGTIPIDMAVRQGGDSGVPIVVGAPDSPAARAITQIAAELAGRISVLTLSRPKERTFAADPDLAFVG, encoded by the coding sequence ATGTTCGGTCTCGGCAAGAGCCAATCCACGTCGATCAGCGAAGCGGACGTCATCGCTGCGCTGTCGACGGTCAACGACCCGGAGCTGCACCGCGATCTCGTCAGCCTCGGCATGATCCGCGACATCGCCATCGACGGCGGCCGCGTCGCGTTCACCGTCGTCCTTACGACACCGGCGTGCCCGCTGAAGAACGTCATCCAGCAGGACTGCGAGAATGCGCTGAAGCGCGACATCCCGGCCGTGGAGACGGTGCATGTCCAGTGGGACGCCCAGGTGCCGCGCGACAGCCGTCTTTCCAGCCGCGTTGCCGTGCCGGTTCGCAACGCGATCGCGGTCGGCAGCGGCAAGGGCGGCGTCGGCAAGAGCACGGTGGCGGTCAACCTGGCGGTCTCGCTCGCCCAACAGGGCGCCACCGTCGGCCTGCTTGACGCGGACGTCTACGGGCCGAACGTGCCGATGATGATGGGCCAGCGCAAGGCGCGTCCGGTTTCGAAGGACGGCAAGCACATCGAGCCCATCGAGGCGTACGGTGTGAAGATGATCTCGATCGGCTTCCTCGTGGACGAGCAGACGCCGCTCGTGTGGCGTGGACCGATGCTCCACGGAGCGCTGCGCCAGTTCCTGGGCGACGTGAACTGGGGCGACCTGGACTACCTGATCATCGACCTCCCGCCCGGCACCGGCGATGTCCAGCTCTCGCTCACGCAGGCGATGCCGCTGACGGGCGCCGTGATCGTCAGCACGCCGCAGGCGGTCAGCCAGCACGACGTCGTCAAGAGCATCGCGATGTTCCAACTCGAGCAGATCGACGTGCCCGTCCTCGGTGTGATCGAAAACATGAGCGGCTTCGCTGCGCCGGACACGGGCACGGTGTACGATATCTTCGGCGCCGGCGGCGGCCGCGAGGTGGCCGATCAGATGAAGGTCCCATTCCTCGGCACGATCCCGATCGACATGGCCGTCCGCCAGGGCGGCGACAGCGGCGTGCCGATCGTCGTCGGCGCGCCGGACTCGCCGGCGGCCCGGGCGATCACGCAGATCGCGGCCGAGCTGGCCGGTCGGATCTCCGTCCTGACGCTGTCGCGCCCGAAGGAGCGGACGTTCGCCGCCGACCCGGATCTCGCGTTCGTCGGATGA
- a CDS encoding AAA family ATPase, with product MANLNDRLPDNSFAPPPPLRRAVPRPALVARIEAALDGGLVLVSAPAGSGKTTALAEWAAASRRAVAWLAVGPRDHDPLQFATHLAAAVRPLAPGAVDAVLPTALRSAGSVGARASDAILPVAHALAGALFEAERSSVIVLDDVHELTDAAHWAGIEAFVAERPPAITLILAARSDPPLPLARWRLAGALAEVREADLRLDRDVLTAVVAKVAGVALTGAQAAVLEARTEGWAAGVQAAALALQGQPDVAAAVARFAGDHRFILDYLDAEVIDRQPPVVLAFLLDVAILDRMSPTLCDAVRAVPPGESASWLDRLVRQDLFLQPLDDAGGWYRFHRLFADRLRHRLERTAPDRAAVLHQRAAAWFAANDDFDEAIAHALQSDAALAADLIGQAAPGRLTGRQAATVLGWLRALPDGTLRADPRLMVAMAWALFAAESRATAEPWLGDAEAALASTGGAADDASPAAHAEALGAAAALRAQMASWDGDVDAALRHSAVALETLGPGSIWRADVALAVGAAHHLRGDVPAAIDTFRAAVVDAEAAGRAEAAIFARAMLAESLFLAGRLTDAATVADQALARAESVGGTGWPATARAGVVLGHIHLERNDLVAAAAAAEQTIAAGRRASTRVLTFTGLLLRADVRAATGDHAGAIEAVDEAAEVAKEPALLADLAQFRAELELDAGRPAAAIAP from the coding sequence ATGGCCAACCTGAACGATCGACTGCCCGACAATTCGTTCGCCCCGCCGCCGCCGCTGCGGCGTGCCGTCCCCCGTCCGGCACTCGTGGCGCGGATCGAGGCGGCGCTGGACGGCGGTCTCGTGCTCGTCAGCGCACCGGCAGGCTCAGGTAAGACGACGGCGCTCGCCGAGTGGGCCGCAGCGAGCCGCCGCGCGGTGGCTTGGCTGGCCGTCGGTCCGCGCGACCACGATCCATTGCAGTTTGCGACACATCTCGCTGCCGCCGTCCGACCGCTCGCACCCGGCGCTGTGGACGCCGTGCTTCCGACCGCCCTGCGCAGCGCGGGGTCGGTCGGCGCGCGCGCCTCCGATGCCATCCTCCCGGTCGCTCACGCGCTGGCCGGGGCGTTGTTCGAGGCCGAACGATCGTCCGTGATCGTGCTGGACGACGTGCATGAACTAACCGATGCCGCGCACTGGGCGGGCATCGAAGCCTTCGTCGCCGAACGCCCGCCGGCGATCACCCTCATCCTGGCGGCGCGCAGCGACCCGCCGCTGCCCCTGGCGCGGTGGCGGCTCGCCGGTGCGCTCGCCGAAGTCCGTGAGGCGGACCTGCGTCTCGACCGCGACGTGCTGACCGCCGTCGTTGCCAAGGTGGCCGGCGTCGCGCTGACCGGCGCTCAGGCCGCGGTGCTCGAGGCGCGCACCGAGGGGTGGGCGGCGGGCGTGCAGGCCGCGGCGCTGGCGCTGCAGGGACAGCCGGACGTTGCCGCGGCCGTCGCGCGTTTCGCCGGCGACCACCGCTTCATCCTCGATTATCTGGATGCCGAGGTCATCGACCGCCAGCCGCCGGTCGTCCTTGCGTTCCTGCTGGACGTGGCGATCCTCGACCGCATGAGCCCGACGCTGTGCGATGCGGTGCGCGCCGTGCCGCCCGGCGAGAGCGCATCGTGGCTCGATCGCCTGGTCCGCCAAGACCTGTTCCTGCAGCCGCTCGACGACGCCGGTGGCTGGTACCGCTTCCATCGCCTCTTCGCCGACCGCCTGCGCCACCGGCTCGAGCGCACCGCGCCGGACCGCGCCGCCGTCCTCCACCAGCGCGCCGCCGCCTGGTTCGCAGCCAACGATGACTTCGACGAAGCCATTGCCCACGCGCTGCAGTCCGACGCGGCGCTCGCGGCCGACCTCATTGGCCAGGCAGCCCCCGGTCGGCTGACGGGCCGGCAGGCGGCGACGGTCCTCGGTTGGTTGCGCGCCCTGCCCGACGGCACGTTGCGCGCAGATCCGAGGCTCATGGTCGCGATGGCCTGGGCGTTGTTCGCCGCCGAGTCGCGCGCGACGGCCGAGCCGTGGCTTGGCGATGCGGAGGCGGCGCTCGCGTCCACCGGCGGTGCGGCCGACGATGCGTCGCCGGCCGCGCACGCCGAGGCGCTCGGCGCAGCCGCCGCCCTGCGCGCCCAGATGGCCAGCTGGGACGGCGATGTCGACGCCGCGCTTCGCCACAGCGCGGTGGCGCTCGAAACCCTCGGCCCGGGCTCGATCTGGCGCGCCGACGTCGCCCTGGCGGTGGGCGCGGCGCATCACCTGCGCGGCGACGTGCCGGCGGCGATCGACACGTTTCGTGCGGCGGTCGTCGACGCCGAAGCCGCGGGCCGGGCGGAAGCCGCCATCTTCGCGCGGGCCATGCTGGCCGAGTCGCTCTTCCTGGCCGGCCGCCTGACCGATGCGGCAACGGTCGCGGATCAGGCGTTGGCGCGTGCCGAATCCGTTGGCGGCACCGGCTGGCCGGCGACGGCCCGCGCCGGCGTCGTTCTCGGCCACATCCATCTCGAGCGGAACGACCTCGTCGCAGCTGCCGCCGCGGCTGAACAGACGATCGCCGCCGGTCGACGCGCCTCGACGCGCGTCCTGACCTTCACCGGCCTCCTCCTGCGCGCCGACGTCCGCGCGGCGACAGGTGACCACGCCGGTGCGATCGAGGCAGTGGACGAGGCCGCTGAGGTGGCCAAGGAGCCGGCTCTCCTGGCGGACCTGGCGCAGTTCCGCGCTGAGCTCGAACTCGACGCCGGCCGACCGGCCGCCGCCATCGCCCCTTGA
- the pdhA gene encoding pyruvate dehydrogenase (acetyl-transferring) E1 component subunit alpha codes for MATTKPPRAPAAAKAAAPRANGAKRTRAAAADASTSPSAPPSIPAQRDMLALMHLIRTFEDAAAREYTRGNVAGFLHLYNGCEASGVGVLSAVRPDDFAMGNYRDHGHALARGVPANALMAELFGKVDGVCKGRGGSMHFFSKEHNYLGGWAIVGGQLPVSVGYQFATEYKRTVMKEDVDSIGVCFLGEGSTNIGYFYETMNFAKLWHVPVVFVVENNLYAMGTPLAFHSSVHNMADKGRSFGIEAETCDGMDVLAVHAAMSAAVERARTTREPQFLEVMTYRYRAHSMADPDLYRTKDEIEKWRKRDAIEQLKHALIEGDHLTEDEFAAMVKVNEKTVTDAVAFATASPEPPLSDLMAYITVPPPAAEPPAADAPTADLSMSEALNAAIDHWMHSTPTAFVMGEDIDHYGSAYGVTRGLPAKFGQDRVRDTPIAEGAIGGIATGAAMGGLKPLAEFMTVNFALLASDAIINHAAKVRSMFGDQTSAPVVFRANAGGTRLGATHSQHFDAMFAAVPGLCVASPATPYDAKGMLAMALQMEDPVFFNEHQLLYRAKGKVPTGHYTLPVGKAHVERVGAAGGLTLVGYSRGLIIALEAAERLAKEFGLEAEVINLRWLRPLDHETIVESVKKTNRVCIVEEPWQSYGIGAEVAARVQQHAFDFLDAPIVRVGGAEAPMPYAANLERAAWPSAEGVLAALKANGIVR; via the coding sequence ATGGCGACGACGAAGCCCCCGCGCGCCCCCGCCGCCGCCAAGGCCGCCGCCCCTCGCGCCAACGGCGCCAAGCGCACGCGCGCCGCCGCAGCGGATGCGTCGACGTCGCCCTCCGCGCCCCCCTCCATCCCCGCCCAACGCGACATGCTCGCCCTCATGCACCTCATCCGCACCTTCGAGGACGCGGCCGCCCGCGAGTACACCCGCGGCAACGTGGCCGGCTTCCTCCACCTCTACAACGGCTGCGAGGCCTCCGGCGTCGGCGTCCTGTCGGCCGTCCGGCCGGACGACTTCGCGATGGGCAACTACCGCGACCACGGGCATGCCCTGGCGCGGGGCGTGCCGGCCAACGCGCTGATGGCGGAGCTGTTCGGCAAGGTCGACGGCGTCTGCAAGGGGCGCGGCGGGTCGATGCACTTCTTCTCCAAGGAGCACAACTACCTCGGCGGCTGGGCGATCGTCGGCGGGCAGCTGCCGGTCTCCGTCGGGTACCAGTTCGCCACGGAGTACAAGCGGACGGTGATGAAGGAGGACGTCGACTCGATCGGCGTCTGCTTCCTGGGCGAGGGCTCGACGAACATCGGCTACTTCTACGAGACGATGAACTTCGCCAAGCTCTGGCACGTGCCGGTCGTGTTCGTCGTCGAGAACAACCTGTACGCGATGGGCACGCCGCTGGCGTTCCACAGTTCCGTGCACAACATGGCGGACAAGGGGCGCTCGTTCGGGATCGAGGCCGAGACGTGCGATGGGATGGACGTATTGGCGGTGCACGCGGCGATGTCGGCGGCCGTCGAGCGGGCGCGCACGACGCGCGAGCCGCAGTTCCTGGAGGTGATGACGTACCGCTATCGGGCGCACTCGATGGCCGATCCCGACCTGTACCGCACGAAGGACGAGATCGAGAAGTGGCGCAAGCGCGATGCGATTGAGCAACTGAAGCACGCGCTCATCGAAGGTGATCACCTGACCGAGGACGAGTTCGCGGCGATGGTGAAGGTGAACGAGAAGACCGTGACGGATGCCGTCGCCTTCGCCACGGCCAGCCCCGAGCCGCCGCTGTCGGATCTCATGGCCTACATCACCGTCCCGCCGCCCGCCGCCGAGCCCCCGGCCGCCGACGCGCCGACGGCCGACCTGTCGATGAGCGAGGCGCTGAACGCCGCGATCGACCACTGGATGCATAGCACGCCCACGGCCTTCGTCATGGGCGAGGACATCGACCACTACGGCAGCGCGTACGGTGTGACGCGCGGCCTGCCGGCCAAGTTCGGCCAGGATCGCGTGCGGGACACCCCCATCGCCGAGGGCGCGATCGGCGGGATCGCCACCGGCGCGGCGATGGGCGGGCTGAAGCCGCTGGCCGAGTTCATGACCGTGAACTTCGCCCTCCTCGCCTCGGACGCGATCATCAACCATGCCGCAAAAGTGCGCAGCATGTTCGGCGACCAGACGAGCGCGCCCGTCGTCTTCCGGGCGAACGCCGGCGGCACGCGCCTGGGGGCCACGCACTCGCAGCACTTCGACGCGATGTTCGCCGCCGTCCCGGGCCTGTGCGTCGCCTCCCCGGCCACGCCGTACGACGCCAAGGGTATGCTGGCGATGGCGCTCCAAATGGAGGACCCGGTGTTCTTCAACGAGCACCAGCTCCTCTACCGCGCCAAAGGCAAGGTGCCCACCGGCCACTACACGCTGCCCGTCGGTAAGGCGCACGTCGAGCGCGTCGGGGCGGCCGGCGGGCTGACGCTCGTCGGGTACTCGCGTGGCCTCATCATCGCCCTCGAAGCGGCCGAGCGGCTGGCCAAGGAGTTCGGGCTCGAGGCCGAGGTGATCAACCTGCGCTGGCTGCGGCCGCTGGATCACGAAACGATCGTCGAGAGCGTCAAGAAGACGAACCGGGTATGCATCGTCGAGGAGCCGTGGCAGAGCTACGGTATCGGCGCCGAAGTGGCGGCACGCGTCCAGCAGCATGCGTTCGACTTCCTCGACGCGCCGATCGTCCGCGTCGGTGGTGCCGAGGCGCCGATGCCCTACGCCGCCAACCTCGAGCGCGCCGCGTGGCCCTCGGCGGAGGGCGTCCTCGCGGCGCTCAAAGCCAACGGCATCGTCCGCTAG